The following are encoded in a window of Chitinivibrionales bacterium genomic DNA:
- the ispH gene encoding 4-hydroxy-3-methylbut-2-enyl diphosphate reductase has product MKVIIAETAGFCMGVKRAVDLAIDHSRKENETVYTYGPLIHNRQTVEMLNSRGVTELDNDSPLKKAPIIIRAHGIPLHSETKLRSKGHEIIDGTCPKVKTVHRVITKYRKLGYTIIITGDEGHAEVIGLMGYAGDRGLLVQSPSDIDSIPPTEKVCLVSQTTFDRELFDDIAARARTRFKEQQVVVKKTICSATKRRQTETKEIASMVDAMIVVGGKNSANTQRLAKISSACNTPTQHVESEKELDIDALEHCNTVGITAGASTPQWMIKRVVDYLQFMSHRKKKTLKDRVKRVLDLCAIFNIFIAAGATAAYYASCTIQRIDLPLQEFALGGVVVFFYFLSIYLVNSMTSIEITQHLGISRYQFYQSHKTMILLIAEISIALLLAASLTINLSLFYLMLFSTTLGALYHITIVPLPLRRIFKYSNLKDVPTSRDLFVALAWAILATFIPHAIRNQLVFTKSTVFVFGWIFVLAFLRSLMADLRDIEGDRIMGRETLVTIMGEKRVKKGIHRMIWACLIITVCYSAIMAITDFGKYSHGDISLLFQLPAIVYMMVFVRWHEKNHRTRSTLFNILSEAPFYIAAIGAWVTWRIN; this is encoded by the coding sequence ATGAAAGTCATTATCGCCGAGACAGCCGGATTCTGCATGGGAGTGAAAAGGGCTGTCGACCTTGCAATCGACCATTCCCGGAAAGAAAACGAAACGGTCTATACCTACGGTCCGCTTATTCATAACAGACAAACCGTTGAGATGCTCAACTCCCGGGGGGTCACCGAACTCGATAACGACAGCCCCCTCAAAAAGGCGCCGATCATTATCCGCGCCCACGGCATTCCTCTACATTCGGAAACCAAACTTCGGAGCAAAGGGCATGAGATCATTGACGGTACCTGCCCGAAAGTAAAAACAGTCCATCGGGTAATTACAAAATACCGCAAACTCGGATATACCATTATCATAACCGGGGATGAAGGCCATGCTGAGGTTATCGGGTTGATGGGCTATGCCGGAGATCGGGGCCTTTTAGTCCAATCTCCCTCTGATATCGATTCGATTCCCCCTACAGAGAAAGTATGCCTGGTTTCTCAGACGACCTTCGACCGGGAGCTTTTTGATGATATCGCAGCCAGGGCCAGAACACGGTTCAAGGAGCAACAAGTGGTGGTCAAAAAGACAATCTGTTCCGCTACCAAACGCCGTCAGACCGAAACCAAAGAGATTGCATCCATGGTTGATGCCATGATTGTGGTGGGCGGTAAGAATAGCGCCAACACCCAACGTCTGGCAAAAATCAGCAGCGCATGCAACACTCCCACGCAGCATGTGGAATCTGAAAAAGAACTCGATATCGACGCACTGGAACACTGCAATACGGTCGGCATCACCGCCGGAGCATCGACCCCGCAATGGATGATCAAGCGGGTAGTCGACTACCTTCAGTTCATGTCCCACAGGAAAAAGAAGACCCTTAAGGACCGGGTCAAAAGGGTTCTTGACCTCTGTGCTATTTTCAACATTTTTATCGCCGCGGGTGCAACCGCCGCCTATTATGCATCCTGCACGATCCAGCGGATCGATCTGCCCCTGCAAGAATTTGCTCTCGGTGGTGTTGTCGTGTTCTTCTACTTCCTTTCGATCTATCTTGTCAACAGCATGACCAGTATCGAAATAACCCAGCACCTGGGTATCAGCAGGTATCAATTCTACCAAAGCCATAAGACCATGATCCTCCTGATTGCCGAAATAAGCATCGCCCTTCTTCTGGCAGCAAGTCTGACAATCAATCTGTCGCTTTTTTATCTCATGCTCTTTTCAACCACCCTGGGCGCACTGTATCATATCACGATTGTCCCTCTGCCTCTTCGACGAATATTCAAATACAGCAATCTCAAAGATGTTCCCACTTCCCGGGACCTCTTTGTCGCCCTGGCATGGGCAATACTGGCAACCTTTATTCCCCATGCAATCAGAAATCAGCTTGTGTTTACCAAATCGACTGTCTTTGTGTTCGGATGGATCTTTGTTCTGGCATTCCTCCGTTCCCTCATGGCCGACCTTCGGGACATTGAAGGCGACCGGATCATGGGACGGGAGACGCTGGTCACCATTATGGGAGAAAAACGGGTCAAAAAAGGTATTCACCGGATGATCTGGGCATGCCTCATCATCACGGTATGCTACTCGGCGATTATGGCTATCACTGATTTCGGCAAGTATTCTCACGGTGATATATCGCTGCTCTTTCAGCTCCCGGCGATTGTATACATGATGGTCTTTGTTCGATGGCACGAAAAAAACCATCGTACCCGCTCGACCCTTTTCAACATTTTATCCGAAGCCCCCTTTTATATTGCCGCGATTGGAGCCTGGGTAACATGGAGGATTAATTAA